Proteins found in one Pseudomonas mosselii genomic segment:
- a CDS encoding glycosyltransferase family 4 protein, which yields MNAALHAGRPILHLLGSGGFYGAERMLLDHCQATPGQHRVLFLDAPAELVARFREAGVECDTCQGLGAVLKVLGAQRGQRPLVNSHNFKGQLFGWIGATLWRLPMVSTQHGFTPRSRKQRFYTWLSLQLCRTPTVDTVVCVAESIARIHRDAGVPEAKLRVIPNGLPEHQEVDLTAGVGAGLPRDGDAEHNSESRGKPAPTSAPRQGDRKPWLAAYVGRLSSEKGPDLFLDTLIPVCQRHPQVHAVMLGEGPERDTLQARIDAAGLTARITLPGFQRDMRAWMKRLDALVISSRTEGTPMILLEAMQDGVPVVAFGVGGIPDVIEHGRNGLLAAPMASTELGAHLEALLQDPAQATELVAGARRTQRERYHLPTLAQRWALVYRGTAEEVVA from the coding sequence TTGAACGCCGCGCTGCACGCCGGCCGGCCGATCCTGCACCTGCTCGGCAGTGGCGGATTCTACGGCGCCGAGCGCATGCTCCTGGACCACTGCCAGGCCACTCCCGGCCAGCATCGGGTGCTGTTTCTCGATGCCCCGGCAGAGCTGGTGGCGCGCTTTCGCGAAGCCGGTGTCGAGTGCGACACCTGCCAGGGGCTGGGGGCGGTGCTCAAGGTACTCGGCGCGCAGCGCGGGCAACGTCCGTTGGTGAACAGCCACAACTTCAAGGGCCAGCTGTTCGGCTGGATCGGCGCCACCCTGTGGCGCCTGCCGATGGTCAGTACCCAGCATGGTTTCACCCCGCGCAGCCGCAAGCAGCGCTTCTATACCTGGCTAAGCCTGCAACTGTGCCGCACGCCGACGGTGGACACGGTGGTGTGCGTGGCCGAGAGCATCGCCCGCATCCATCGCGATGCCGGCGTACCCGAGGCCAAGTTGCGGGTGATTCCCAACGGGTTGCCCGAGCACCAGGAGGTTGACCTGACCGCAGGCGTGGGAGCGGGCTTGCCCCGCGATGGCGATGCCGAACACAACAGTGAATCGCGGGGCAAGCCTGCTCCCACGTCTGCTCCTCGCCAAGGCGATAGAAAACCCTGGCTCGCCGCCTATGTCGGCCGCCTGTCGAGCGAAAAAGGCCCCGACCTGTTCCTCGACACTCTGATCCCGGTGTGCCAGCGCCACCCACAGGTCCATGCCGTGATGCTCGGCGAAGGCCCCGAGCGCGACACCCTGCAGGCCCGCATCGACGCCGCCGGCCTCACCGCGCGCATCACCCTGCCGGGCTTCCAGCGCGACATGCGCGCCTGGATGAAGCGCCTGGACGCCCTGGTCATCAGCTCGCGCACCGAAGGCACGCCGATGATCCTGCTCGAGGCCATGCAGGATGGCGTGCCGGTGGTGGCCTTCGGCGTCGGCGGCATCCCCGATGTCATCGAGCACGGTCGCAACGGCCTGCTGGCCGCGCCCATGGCCAGCACCGAGCTCGGCGCGCACCTCGAGGCCCTGCTGCAGGATCCTGCGCAGGCCACCGAGCTGGTCGCCGGCGCCCGCCGCACGCAACGCGAACGCTACCACCTGCCGACCCTGGCACAACGCTGGGCCCTGGTGTACCGGGGCACGGCCGAGGAGGTTGTCGCATGA
- a CDS encoding O-antigen ligase family protein yields the protein MIIPLSLVALVALLSLGLLASPYPFLAPGGVIGLAGVLVLYRKPAWGLLVIATLVPLEGLLKDGLVSGAKLVGIGLVLILSLQLAVRQLPGERLRSNQWRLLLPFMALYLLSLWTSDDLALSGGHLRELLVGLVVFVITLLVGRDLNLPMLARLITVSVCVTCLFAIFSTKYQEQGRASAMLDPNAFALLITIAMPLGLWLAIKARQIPVKLFWAGCCLLLLVGMTKTESRSGLVVLLISLGMMLYNYREQLTCIRPRHLGFAMLGLAIVLPLGVALMPAGYADRIQSLMLLKSGVNAHQDESLGRRASYLVVGKEMISHSPLLGTGPGTFPLHYADTGFSKAFAPVNSKTTDLYRRAHNTYLELFSEVGLPAGLLFVGMIALALRNFWRARAAFRAAGDPDRADLMTHLTMSMLAIGLFLMFLSAPSHKYLWLMLALSSVLLGQAREQQPVEVAR from the coding sequence ATGATCATTCCCCTGTCGCTGGTGGCCCTGGTGGCCCTGCTGAGCCTGGGGCTGCTGGCCAGCCCCTACCCGTTCCTGGCCCCCGGCGGCGTGATCGGCCTGGCCGGCGTGCTGGTGCTGTACCGCAAGCCCGCCTGGGGCCTGCTGGTGATCGCCACCCTGGTGCCGCTGGAGGGCCTGCTCAAGGACGGCCTGGTGTCCGGCGCCAAGCTGGTGGGCATCGGCCTGGTGCTGATCCTCAGCCTGCAACTGGCGGTGCGCCAGTTGCCCGGCGAGCGCCTGCGCAGCAACCAGTGGCGCCTGCTGCTGCCGTTCATGGCCCTGTACCTGCTGAGCCTGTGGACCAGCGACGACCTGGCCCTGTCGGGCGGACACCTGCGCGAGCTGCTGGTGGGCCTGGTGGTGTTCGTCATCACCCTGCTGGTCGGCCGCGACCTCAACCTGCCGATGCTGGCCCGGCTGATCACCGTCAGCGTGTGCGTGACCTGCCTGTTCGCGATCTTCTCCACCAAGTACCAGGAGCAGGGCCGCGCCTCGGCCATGCTCGATCCCAACGCCTTCGCCCTGCTGATCACCATCGCCATGCCGCTGGGGTTGTGGCTGGCGATCAAGGCCCGGCAGATCCCGGTCAAGCTGTTCTGGGCCGGCTGCTGCCTGTTGCTGCTGGTGGGCATGACCAAGACCGAATCGCGCTCGGGGCTGGTGGTGCTGCTGATCAGCCTGGGCATGATGCTGTACAACTACCGTGAACAACTGACCTGCATCCGTCCGCGCCACCTGGGCTTCGCCATGCTCGGCCTGGCCATCGTCCTGCCCCTGGGCGTGGCACTGATGCCGGCAGGCTACGCCGACCGCATTCAGTCGCTGATGCTGCTCAAGTCGGGGGTCAACGCGCACCAGGACGAATCGCTGGGTCGGCGCGCCTCCTACCTGGTGGTGGGCAAGGAAATGATCAGCCACAGCCCGCTGCTCGGCACCGGGCCCGGCACCTTCCCGCTGCATTACGCCGACACCGGCTTCTCCAAGGCCTTCGCCCCGGTCAACAGCAAGACCACCGACCTCTACCGCCGCGCCCACAACACCTACCTGGAGCTGTTCAGCGAGGTCGGCCTGCCGGCGGGCCTGCTGTTCGTCGGCATGATCGCCCTGGCCTTGCGCAACTTCTGGCGGGCCCGCGCCGCCTTCCGCGCCGCCGGCGACCCAGACCGCGCCGACCTGATGACCCACCTGACCATGAGCATGCTGGCCATCGGCCTGTTCCTGATGTTCCTCAGCGCCCCCAGCCACAAGTACCTGTGGCTGATGTTGGCGCTGTCCAGCGTGCTGCTGGGCCAGGCCCGTGAACAACAGCCGGTGGAGGTGGCCCGATGA
- a CDS encoding glycosyltransferase has protein sequence MSRVSIVIPMFNEARHIGRTLDAARRSASAAGLACELIVVDNGSSDDGPRIAREHGAQVLSLPGVAIGALRNAGVAASHGEWLAFLDADIEVPEHWLDLLLDLQRRGEGDVFALDCDTPRQAPWFAQAWQRRTLRTGQTVQDCTWLPTPNLLMRRSWFDQVGGFDERLRTGEDKDFTLRLHESGARLRVLRQPAVLHWGYEANWREWLGKEMWRQGSHLQLLRSHGVSLRLLRFPLLSVGAWVLDAIALSALLDGFPHVALFFLLVSALPALFLSLRQSRRHHDPLLTLQLWGLHWLRLHLAGAAFILSLFNRTARRPARG, from the coding sequence ATGAGCCGGGTGAGCATCGTCATCCCGATGTTCAACGAGGCCCGCCATATCGGCCGCACCCTGGATGCCGCCCGGCGCTCGGCCAGCGCGGCGGGCCTGGCCTGCGAGCTGATCGTGGTGGACAACGGCTCCAGTGACGACGGCCCGCGGATCGCCCGCGAGCACGGTGCCCAGGTGCTGAGCCTGCCCGGTGTGGCCATCGGCGCCCTGCGCAACGCCGGCGTAGCCGCCAGCCACGGCGAATGGCTGGCCTTCCTCGACGCCGACATCGAGGTGCCCGAGCACTGGCTCGACCTGCTGCTGGACCTGCAGCGCCGCGGCGAAGGCGATGTCTTCGCCCTGGACTGCGACACCCCGCGCCAAGCCCCGTGGTTCGCCCAGGCCTGGCAACGGCGTACCCTGCGCACCGGGCAGACGGTGCAGGACTGCACCTGGCTGCCCACCCCCAACCTGCTGATGCGCCGCAGCTGGTTCGACCAGGTCGGCGGTTTCGACGAGCGCCTGCGCACTGGCGAAGACAAGGATTTCACCCTGCGCCTGCATGAATCCGGCGCGCGCCTGCGCGTACTGCGCCAGCCCGCGGTGCTGCACTGGGGCTACGAGGCCAACTGGCGTGAATGGCTGGGCAAGGAAATGTGGCGCCAGGGCAGCCACCTGCAACTGCTGCGCAGCCATGGCGTCAGCCTGCGCCTGCTGCGCTTCCCGCTGCTTTCGGTGGGGGCCTGGGTACTGGATGCCATAGCCCTGTCGGCCCTGCTCGACGGTTTCCCCCATGTGGCCCTGTTCTTCCTGCTGGTCAGCGCACTGCCCGCGCTGTTCCTGAGCCTGCGCCAGAGCCGCCGGCACCATGACCCGCTGCTCACCTTGCAACTCTGGGGCTTGCACTGGCTGCGCCTGCACCTGGCCGGCGCGGCGTTCATCCTCAGCCTGTTCAACCGCACCGCAAGGAGGCCCGCCCGTGGCTGA
- a CDS encoding GNAT family N-acetyltransferase: protein MTAFTKIQDRIKRKGLRDTLGSAFRHYVFYHWELLWMERDLDSPVPPHRLKPYGTLRVESITVHNVQAFARHFGDRVETMRELAAEGHTGLMFLDDENDAVAFIWGSNRHYHDRHYYGCWFPVGPGEFFEFGGELIRKYWGTELSVDLQLALWKAMAAQGCTKVVDVCEQHNIPALKLHLRMGYQEQKRITNVYCLFGRWRLYRESRYTTSRLEPLRKPEVPASSASAG, encoded by the coding sequence ATGACTGCATTTACCAAGATCCAGGACCGCATCAAGCGCAAGGGACTGCGTGACACCCTCGGTAGCGCCTTCCGGCACTACGTCTTCTACCATTGGGAACTGCTGTGGATGGAGCGCGACCTGGACAGCCCGGTACCGCCGCACCGGCTCAAGCCCTACGGCACCTTGCGCGTCGAAAGCATCACCGTGCATAACGTGCAGGCCTTCGCCCGCCATTTCGGCGACCGGGTCGAGACCATGCGCGAACTGGCCGCCGAGGGCCACACCGGGTTGATGTTCCTCGACGACGAAAACGACGCCGTGGCGTTCATCTGGGGCAGCAACCGCCACTACCACGACCGCCACTACTACGGGTGCTGGTTCCCGGTCGGGCCAGGCGAGTTCTTCGAGTTCGGCGGCGAGCTGATCCGCAAGTACTGGGGCACCGAACTGTCGGTGGACCTGCAGCTGGCATTGTGGAAGGCCATGGCCGCCCAGGGCTGCACCAAGGTGGTGGACGTGTGCGAACAGCACAACATCCCGGCGCTCAAGCTGCACCTGCGCATGGGCTACCAGGAACAAAAACGGATCACGAACGTGTACTGCCTGTTCGGCCGCTGGAGGCTCTACCGCGAGAGCCGCTACACCACCTCGCGCCTGGAACCGCTGCGCAAGCCTGAGGTCCCGGCCTCATCGGCCTCGGCGGGCTGA
- a CDS encoding GNAT family N-acetyltransferase: MTLQLSWCASLRSDDFPAADYEALRRRLPGSTPFNHLGWLCAAEAALLPGQQLGVLLGYQDQRLCLCLPLVRAREPFGPLFAPVVRHLGYPLNDRIALLIDLPALYADQVLQAIRKHLPHALLQLNEVPDNAEHEGWLRQWASASSTWQQRLTCRVPVHRINEQDRQEVSGDPRYKLRRARKRIKACGASVRRVTASAENMSELLDAISAVEAASWKGDDEVGIFSGPLRRQWMYQAFTALAGEGLVCLVLLELDGRCISYRLGLVERGRVYDYNLAFMPEHRDLGSGRVLLEEWIHWGLDADWKWIDASRVSLDNSSHQLHERMTGQLEQWRLSSYSWRPDGVLLGLAQRCWRWLKPRLRRRSPRYEADVVAPTPPQERPDAIPGHSQR, encoded by the coding sequence ATGACCCTGCAGCTCAGCTGGTGCGCCTCGCTGCGCAGCGACGACTTCCCCGCCGCCGACTACGAGGCGCTGCGCAGGCGCCTGCCCGGCAGCACGCCGTTCAACCACCTCGGCTGGCTGTGCGCCGCCGAGGCCGCCCTGCTGCCCGGCCAGCAGCTCGGCGTGCTGCTCGGCTACCAGGACCAACGCCTGTGCCTGTGCCTGCCCCTGGTCCGCGCCCGGGAGCCCTTCGGCCCGCTGTTCGCCCCGGTGGTGCGCCACCTGGGCTATCCGCTGAACGACCGTATCGCCCTGCTCATCGACCTGCCGGCGCTATACGCCGACCAAGTCCTGCAGGCCATCCGCAAGCACCTGCCCCATGCCCTGCTGCAACTGAACGAGGTGCCCGACAACGCCGAGCACGAAGGCTGGCTGCGCCAGTGGGCCAGTGCCAGTTCCACCTGGCAGCAGCGCCTGACCTGCCGCGTGCCGGTGCACCGCATCAACGAACAGGATCGCCAGGAGGTCAGCGGCGACCCGCGCTACAAACTGCGCCGCGCACGCAAACGGATCAAGGCCTGTGGCGCCAGCGTGCGTCGGGTCACGGCCAGCGCCGAGAACATGAGTGAGCTGCTCGACGCCATCAGCGCCGTCGAGGCCGCAAGCTGGAAAGGCGACGACGAGGTTGGTATCTTCTCCGGCCCCCTGCGCCGCCAGTGGATGTACCAAGCCTTCACCGCGCTGGCTGGCGAAGGCCTGGTTTGCCTGGTGCTGCTGGAGCTGGACGGGCGCTGCATCAGCTACCGCCTGGGCCTGGTGGAGCGCGGCCGGGTCTACGACTACAACCTCGCTTTCATGCCCGAACACCGTGACTTGGGCAGCGGCCGCGTGCTGCTGGAGGAGTGGATCCACTGGGGCCTGGACGCGGACTGGAAATGGATCGACGCCTCGCGGGTCAGCCTGGACAACTCCAGCCACCAGCTGCACGAACGCATGACCGGCCAGCTCGAACAGTGGCGCCTGAGCAGCTACAGCTGGCGGCCCGACGGCGTGCTGCTGGGCCTGGCGCAGCGCTGCTGGCGCTGGCTCAAGCCGCGCCTGCGCAGACGCTCGCCGCGCTACGAAGCCGATGTTGTCGCCCCCACCCCGCCACAGGAGCGCCCGGATGCCATCCCAGGTCATAGTCAACGCTGA
- a CDS encoding oligosaccharide flippase family protein, with amino-acid sequence MNRNSYLCHLALSMGTKLAMIALRLLRNVLLARILGPSERGLFALLSTLPDLISAATSGGLNSAVGYQAAKQRDMGLLLTQVLVYGCLLAGLLTLVCVFLVRELGTNLEITVQLGLLAWLLLLAVPMTVLKSGLLTLHNASGGVGAFNALRLTESLAPLLLFLGLFWMWRDEALEAALISWLCGIALVLVLGLWWLRRQHPLALRWDRGGQRELLSYSAKSHPDLLFQQVILRSDYLFIGAMLGSTALGHYAMASAAAELLLIVPEAVTTPLMKRLLQQDAGMERLTPLALRLTATVMLGACLSMALIGQWLIVTLFGADYAPAYPALLALLPGLLGLCYASILRLDLLGKNRPGTVSLLMGAGAALNLVLNVALIPTWGIVGAAAASSIAYLAVTVAMLVLYCRLSGVPLGQTLIILPADLAPLRQMLQRRAA; translated from the coding sequence ATGAACCGCAACAGCTACCTGTGCCACCTGGCGCTGAGCATGGGCACCAAGCTTGCGATGATCGCTCTGCGCCTGCTGCGCAACGTGCTGCTGGCGCGCATCCTCGGGCCCAGCGAGCGCGGCCTGTTCGCCCTGCTCAGCACCCTGCCCGACCTGATCAGCGCCGCCACCAGCGGCGGCCTGAACAGCGCGGTGGGCTACCAGGCGGCCAAGCAGCGCGACATGGGCCTGCTGCTGACCCAGGTGCTGGTCTACGGTTGCCTGCTGGCCGGGTTGTTGACCCTGGTCTGCGTGTTCCTGGTCCGCGAATTGGGCACCAATCTGGAAATTACCGTGCAATTGGGCCTGCTGGCCTGGCTGTTGCTGCTGGCGGTGCCGATGACCGTGCTCAAGAGCGGTCTGCTGACCCTGCACAACGCCAGCGGCGGTGTCGGCGCCTTCAACGCCCTGCGCCTGACCGAATCGCTGGCGCCGCTGCTGCTGTTTCTCGGGCTGTTCTGGATGTGGCGCGACGAGGCCCTGGAAGCCGCGCTGATCAGTTGGCTGTGCGGCATCGCCCTGGTGCTGGTGCTGGGCCTGTGGTGGCTGCGCCGCCAGCACCCGCTGGCCCTGCGCTGGGATCGCGGCGGGCAGCGCGAGCTGCTGAGCTACAGCGCCAAGAGCCACCCCGACCTATTGTTCCAGCAGGTGATCCTGCGCTCGGACTACCTGTTCATCGGCGCCATGCTCGGCAGCACCGCCCTGGGCCACTACGCCATGGCCAGCGCCGCCGCCGAACTGCTGCTGATCGTCCCCGAGGCGGTGACCACGCCGCTGATGAAGCGCCTGCTGCAGCAGGACGCCGGCATGGAGCGCCTGACCCCCCTGGCGCTGCGCCTCACGGCCACGGTGATGCTCGGCGCCTGCCTGAGCATGGCGCTGATCGGCCAGTGGCTGATCGTCACCCTGTTCGGCGCTGACTATGCGCCGGCCTATCCGGCGCTGCTGGCCTTGCTGCCGGGCCTGCTCGGCCTGTGCTACGCCAGCATCCTGCGCCTGGACCTGCTGGGCAAGAACCGTCCCGGCACGGTGTCGCTGCTGATGGGCGCGGGCGCCGCGCTGAACCTGGTGCTCAACGTGGCGCTGATTCCGACCTGGGGGATCGTCGGCGCGGCGGCGGCCTCATCCATTGCCTACCTGGCAGTCACCGTGGCCATGCTGGTGCTGTATTGCCGCCTCAGCGGCGTGCCGCTGGGCCAGACCCTGATCATCCTGCCCGCCGACCTGGCGCCGCTGCGCCAGATGCTGCAACGGAGGGCGGCATGA
- a CDS encoding glycosyltransferase family 2 protein: MAEFIFWLCLLLPLYAWFGYPLLLTLAAPFFARRTHSPLPAQRVSVVIAAHNEERHIEAKLASVLGQDYPAAELQVVVASDGSSDRTVALARALGDSRVQVLDLPRLGKAGALNSAVQVCTGDLLVFTDADNQWSTDTLGLLLAPFADAQVGGTAGHMIIPDPGKGLSIGDSLYRHYEAWVRKVENRTGCMVSADGALLALRRTLYQPIPKQVNDDFFISTCAPAAGLRIVYVPEAVVLDQGVDEADKQFRRRQRVTVGGLLSLAARRELLNPARHGLYAIALISHKLVRRLAPVLLLPLLLANLWLAIEPGFYRLTLALQLLGYAAAIAGLLDARRRLPRPFRLAAFVLVTLAGMSVGLWQFLRGHSYSQWNPDQNR; the protein is encoded by the coding sequence GTGGCTGAGTTCATCTTCTGGCTATGCCTGTTGCTGCCGTTGTATGCCTGGTTCGGCTATCCGTTGCTGCTGACGCTGGCCGCGCCGTTCTTCGCCCGGCGCACGCATTCGCCGTTGCCGGCGCAGCGGGTGAGCGTGGTGATCGCCGCGCACAACGAAGAGCGGCATATCGAAGCCAAGCTCGCCAGCGTGCTCGGCCAGGACTACCCGGCCGCCGAACTGCAGGTAGTGGTGGCCAGCGACGGCTCCAGCGACCGCACCGTGGCGCTGGCCCGGGCCCTGGGCGACTCACGGGTGCAGGTGCTGGACCTGCCGCGGCTGGGCAAGGCCGGAGCGCTGAACAGTGCGGTGCAGGTGTGCACGGGCGACCTGCTGGTGTTCACCGACGCCGACAACCAATGGTCGACCGACACCCTCGGCCTGCTGCTGGCGCCGTTCGCCGACGCGCAGGTCGGCGGTACCGCCGGGCACATGATCATCCCCGACCCGGGCAAGGGCCTGAGCATCGGCGACAGCCTGTACCGCCACTACGAAGCCTGGGTGCGCAAGGTGGAGAACCGCACCGGCTGCATGGTCTCGGCCGACGGTGCCCTGCTGGCCTTGCGCCGGACGCTGTATCAACCGATTCCCAAGCAGGTCAACGACGACTTTTTCATCAGCACCTGCGCCCCGGCCGCGGGGTTGCGCATCGTCTACGTGCCCGAGGCGGTGGTACTGGACCAGGGCGTGGACGAGGCCGACAAGCAGTTCCGTCGCCGCCAGCGGGTCACCGTCGGTGGCCTGTTGAGCCTGGCCGCGCGCCGCGAACTGCTCAATCCGGCTCGCCACGGCCTGTACGCCATCGCGCTGATCAGCCACAAGCTGGTCCGCCGCCTGGCCCCGGTACTGCTGTTGCCGCTGCTCTTGGCCAACCTGTGGCTGGCCATCGAACCCGGTTTCTACCGCCTGACCCTGGCCCTGCAGCTGCTCGGCTATGCCGCCGCCATCGCCGGCCTGCTCGACGCCCGCCGCCGGTTGCCACGCCCGTTCCGCCTGGCCGCCTTCGTGCTGGTCACCCTCGCCGGCATGAGCGTGGGCCTGTGGCAGTTCCTGCGCGGGCACAGCTACAGCCAATGGAACCCCGACCAGAATCGATGA
- a CDS encoding polysaccharide deacetylase family protein gives MPIKTQIKQASGWFYFKSPRGRAELRGAGVILMLHRVLADDASAALPHRNELCVGPRAFEGLLRWLHRHFDCVSLMDLLKSHEQPRGDTRPKVALTFDDGWRDNAVNAFPLLQRHQVPASIFLSTDYIGSRQRFWWESVGETLWGSHGEDARRQLIERLRKLGRPLPAAYFMHEHSKARSLVLARYLQTLKSLSPQALHVLTDACPPESLPQAMDWQQVRALEDSGLVRFGPHGASHALLPYLDDHRLNEELQRSHAALNEGCREPLPVYCYPNGDHDERVRARVAAHRYPYALSTRPGICQGHDDPLALPRIGVSQRNASRPSLLAWRISRGER, from the coding sequence ATGCCGATCAAGACTCAAATCAAGCAGGCCAGTGGCTGGTTCTATTTCAAGTCGCCGCGCGGGCGCGCCGAGCTGCGCGGCGCCGGGGTGATCCTCATGCTGCACCGGGTGCTGGCCGATGACGCCAGCGCCGCCCTGCCCCATCGCAACGAGCTGTGCGTTGGCCCCCGGGCCTTCGAAGGGCTGCTGCGCTGGCTGCACCGCCATTTCGACTGCGTCAGCCTCATGGACCTGCTCAAGAGCCACGAGCAGCCCCGCGGCGATACCCGCCCCAAGGTGGCCCTGACCTTCGACGACGGCTGGCGCGACAATGCCGTCAACGCCTTCCCGTTGCTGCAGCGCCACCAGGTGCCGGCGAGCATCTTCCTGTCCACCGACTACATCGGCAGCCGCCAGCGCTTCTGGTGGGAGAGCGTCGGCGAGACCCTTTGGGGCAGCCATGGCGAGGACGCCCGCCGGCAACTGATCGAACGCCTGCGCAAGCTTGGCCGGCCATTGCCGGCGGCCTACTTCATGCACGAACACAGCAAGGCCCGCAGCCTGGTGCTGGCGCGCTACCTGCAGACCCTCAAGAGCCTCAGCCCCCAGGCCCTGCATGTGCTGACCGACGCCTGCCCGCCGGAGTCGCTGCCCCAGGCCATGGACTGGCAGCAGGTGCGCGCCCTGGAGGACTCCGGCCTGGTGCGTTTCGGCCCCCACGGCGCCAGCCATGCCCTGCTGCCCTACCTGGACGATCACCGCCTCAACGAAGAGCTGCAACGCAGCCACGCCGCGCTCAACGAAGGCTGCCGCGAACCGCTGCCGGTGTACTGCTACCCCAATGGCGACCATGACGAACGCGTGCGCGCGCGGGTCGCCGCGCACCGCTACCCCTACGCCCTGAGCACCCGCCCGGGCATCTGCCAGGGCCACGACGACCCGCTGGCGCTGCCGCGCATCGGCGTGAGCCAGCGCAATGCCAGCCGTCCTTCGCTGCTGGCCTGGCGCATCAGCCGCGGAGAACGCTGA
- a CDS encoding GumC family protein: MTTQPKENYVHEFFRIFFANRQLVKRVFLVFAVIAVLLPLVLKQSYDITAEVIVQSKKLSQSDTTSALSQQADQFIPPSLADMETESNILRSPTLIRQTIGELRKEGHYPDEPGLLRRTVLDPLRHAVLDPLHRLFGNTVADDRDTQLDTLTDQAVKDLKVETLPGSNVISITYGANDPKLGTLFVSRLLENFLTNRQDLQSNELPEAFYEQKKLHYQARLGDLESQRLGLLTAIGSSDPKEEITFRLNAINTEEQALNLQRDRQLQNQKWLDYLQSSLAAANKAKMADYAFPYTFTTTVDNIAFEDREIKQLGEQLTTQLARYNGDATVFQPGSDQMVMARQQIAQLRAQFLKIVENRIRERQQDLAVTQQVIEQKTQRIADYSKRILQLRETQSKTRQLDTEIDALHKAFSTYAQRYEESRGQGLLDGSQSNARILSAPYEPTAASFPKPGLIIPFGLITGLLLAIAVVYVREFFDHRFKHPAQISHELGLPVLLVINDQAPALPNPHKSWSLPRLWHWVRN, from the coding sequence ATGACCACGCAACCCAAAGAAAACTATGTGCATGAGTTCTTCCGCATCTTCTTTGCCAACCGCCAGTTGGTGAAACGGGTGTTCCTGGTGTTCGCGGTGATCGCCGTGCTGTTGCCGCTGGTGCTCAAGCAGAGCTACGACATCACCGCCGAAGTCATCGTGCAGTCCAAGAAGCTTTCGCAGAGCGACACCACCTCGGCGCTCAGCCAGCAGGCCGATCAGTTCATCCCGCCGTCGCTGGCCGACATGGAGACCGAGAGCAACATCCTGCGCTCGCCGACCCTGATCCGCCAGACCATCGGCGAGCTGCGCAAGGAAGGCCATTACCCGGACGAGCCCGGCCTGCTGCGCCGTACCGTGCTCGACCCGCTGCGCCACGCGGTGCTCGACCCGCTGCACCGGCTGTTCGGCAACACCGTCGCCGATGACCGCGACACCCAGCTCGACACCCTCACCGACCAGGCGGTCAAGGACCTCAAGGTCGAGACCCTGCCCGGCTCCAACGTGATCTCCATCACCTACGGCGCCAACGATCCGAAGCTGGGCACGCTGTTCGTCAGCCGCCTGCTGGAAAACTTCCTGACCAACCGCCAGGACCTGCAGTCCAACGAATTGCCCGAAGCGTTCTACGAGCAGAAGAAACTGCACTACCAGGCACGGCTGGGCGACCTGGAAAGCCAGCGCCTGGGGCTGCTGACCGCCATCGGCTCGTCGGACCCCAAGGAAGAGATCACCTTCCGCCTCAATGCCATCAACACCGAGGAGCAGGCGCTCAACCTGCAACGTGACCGCCAGTTGCAGAACCAGAAGTGGCTCGACTACCTGCAAAGCAGCCTGGCCGCGGCCAACAAGGCGAAGATGGCCGACTACGCCTTCCCCTACACCTTCACCACCACGGTCGACAACATCGCCTTCGAGGACCGCGAGATCAAGCAACTCGGTGAGCAACTGACCACTCAGTTGGCCCGCTACAACGGCGACGCCACGGTGTTCCAGCCGGGCTCCGACCAGATGGTCATGGCCCGCCAGCAGATCGCCCAGTTGCGCGCGCAGTTCCTCAAGATCGTCGAGAACCGCATCCGTGAGCGCCAGCAGGACCTGGCGGTGACCCAGCAGGTGATCGAGCAGAAGACCCAGCGCATCGCCGACTACAGCAAGCGCATCCTCCAGCTGCGCGAGACCCAGAGCAAGACCCGCCAGCTGGATACCGAGATCGATGCCCTGCACAAGGCCTTCTCCACCTACGCCCAGCGTTACGAGGAAAGCCGTGGCCAGGGCCTGCTCGACGGCAGCCAGTCCAACGCGCGGATCCTCAGCGCCCCCTATGAACCTACCGCGGCAAGCTTCCCGAAACCTGGCCTGATCATTCCGTTCGGCCTGATCACCGGCCTGCTGCTGGCGATCGCCGTGGTCTACGTCAGGGAGTTCTTCGACCACCGCTTCAAGCATCCGGCGCAGATCAGCCACGAGCTGGGCCTGCCGGTGCTGCTGGTGATCAACGACCAGGCCCCGGCGCTGCCCAACCCGCACAAAAGCTGGTCGCTGCCACGCCTGTGGCACTGGGTGCGCAATTGA